In the genome of Streptomyces globosus, one region contains:
- a CDS encoding LLM class flavin-dependent oxidoreductase has protein sequence MRLSTVILPIHRWAEGQKIWRRAEDLGFHAAYTYDHLSWRSFRDGPWFGAIPTLTAAASVTRSMRLGTLVTSPNFRHPVTLAKELMTLDDISGGRVTLGIGAGTSGFDATVLGQGLWTPRERADRFAEFLSLLDRLLTEPAVSARGAYYSADEARNIPGCVQRPRLPFAVAATGPRGLKLAAAHGQAWVTTGDPKLYEDGTPEQSLEALRGQSSRLDKALAEAGRDTSSIERILLTGFTPERNTLLRSVDAFVDFAGRHQELGFTELVIHAPIPDSDFASDERVFEEIATEGLAQLAR, from the coding sequence ATGCGTCTGAGCACGGTGATCCTCCCCATCCACCGATGGGCCGAAGGGCAGAAGATCTGGCGGCGGGCCGAAGACCTCGGCTTCCACGCCGCGTACACGTACGACCACCTGTCGTGGCGGTCGTTCCGGGACGGTCCGTGGTTCGGGGCGATCCCGACGCTGACGGCGGCAGCGTCAGTAACGCGGAGTATGCGCTTGGGTACGCTCGTGACGTCGCCGAACTTCCGGCATCCGGTGACCCTTGCCAAGGAGCTCATGACGCTGGACGACATCTCCGGCGGGCGGGTGACGCTCGGCATCGGGGCGGGGACCAGCGGGTTCGACGCGACCGTGCTGGGGCAGGGCCTGTGGACTCCGCGAGAGCGCGCGGACCGTTTCGCCGAGTTCCTTTCCCTGCTGGACCGGCTGCTGACGGAACCGGCAGTGAGCGCGCGGGGCGCGTACTACTCCGCCGACGAGGCGCGCAACATCCCCGGCTGCGTGCAGCGGCCCCGTCTTCCGTTCGCGGTCGCCGCGACCGGCCCCCGCGGTCTGAAGCTCGCCGCCGCCCACGGCCAGGCCTGGGTGACCACCGGCGACCCGAAGCTGTACGAGGACGGCACCCCCGAGCAGTCGCTGGAGGCACTGCGGGGCCAGTCGAGCCGCCTCGACAAGGCGCTTGCCGAGGCCGGCCGGGACACCTCCTCGATCGAGCGGATCCTGCTGACCGGCTTCACGCCGGAGCGCAACACCCTGCTGCGGTCCGTGGACGCCTTCGTCGACTTCGCGGGCCGCCACCAGGAGCTCGGGTTCACGGAGCTGGTGATCCACGCGCCGATCCCCGACTCCGACTTCGCCTCGGACGAGCGCGTCTTCGAGGAGATCGCCACGGAGGGCCTGGCCCAGCTGGCCCGCTGA
- a CDS encoding DNA-binding protein yields MNHRIETVVLDSQGLSAWISQDRAVLAMIRSFHSMAADLVVCANTIVEVMHARVNTARLNWVLSQVKVEAVTEQAARTAAGLLKEAGLHGHKYAIDATVAELALRQPGPVAMLTSDVDDMARLCGNRVRLIAI; encoded by the coding sequence GTGAACCACCGCATCGAGACCGTCGTACTGGACTCCCAAGGACTGTCCGCCTGGATCTCACAGGACCGGGCCGTGCTCGCGATGATCCGATCCTTCCACTCGATGGCTGCCGATCTCGTGGTCTGCGCCAACACCATCGTGGAGGTCATGCACGCCCGGGTGAACACCGCCCGACTGAACTGGGTGCTCTCCCAGGTCAAGGTGGAAGCGGTGACCGAGCAGGCGGCCAGAACCGCTGCCGGCCTGCTGAAAGAGGCCGGCTTGCACGGCCACAAGTATGCGATCGATGCCACCGTCGCCGAGCTCGCGCTCCGCCAGCCAGGCCCGGTGGCCATGCTCACGTCGGACGTCGACGACATGGCCAGGCTGTGCGGCAACCGCGTCCGACTCATCGCGATCTGA
- a CDS encoding PQQ-binding-like beta-propeller repeat protein, with the protein MARTRNVVRPSGAISPWPVAGPVAALIALPGGAAAGAILTGGVLWLLGLGDGSEVAYTIGGALGLWITWWPSLRAVRTHCLWAWTGTLVAAALVAPTAVLSSGESVRPVWSAPHDTQAGVSAVGSWYDDDGVVVRVREDTATAFQADDGGIAWSWSPPGRERICTLSRRTSGGIGVLGHTTDGKSCSAAIALDLGTGREIWRSAMASVDRVLADQVPDLIAVTGETVVLPEARGWRAIGLSDGTDRWRAATEEGCSPLLSDSDGRTVVTVDECGERAAPALATYAGRDGRRLSRGQVPAVGAPRFLMVLSAAPLTLWVHESDLRGTRAVLGYDERGDVRTTLPTDGPTGEIRILPGYSSAYLDVLEARPVRSAAVVGDTLVAAEVRSDDRRWVSSGNKPGYQSTRGRIAGFSLTSGTRLWSVDTDAEVEGVIRHEDEIWAIGGSKLTAVSSRTGLRTHEVATRETDTRFPTDLWILQSGGYALVHADGGSAAPVTVLR; encoded by the coding sequence GTGGCACGCACACGCAACGTCGTCCGCCCTTCGGGGGCGATAAGCCCTTGGCCGGTGGCCGGACCGGTCGCAGCCCTCATCGCCCTGCCGGGCGGGGCGGCGGCAGGAGCGATTCTGACCGGGGGCGTGCTGTGGTTGCTGGGCCTCGGTGACGGTAGCGAGGTGGCGTACACCATCGGAGGTGCACTCGGCCTGTGGATCACCTGGTGGCCGTCTCTCCGCGCCGTTCGGACCCATTGCCTCTGGGCCTGGACCGGCACTCTCGTCGCGGCCGCCCTCGTCGCGCCGACGGCCGTCCTCTCATCGGGAGAGTCCGTACGGCCCGTGTGGTCGGCCCCCCATGACACCCAGGCCGGTGTGTCGGCTGTGGGCAGTTGGTACGACGACGACGGCGTCGTCGTCCGGGTACGGGAAGACACGGCGACCGCGTTCCAAGCCGACGACGGTGGTATCGCGTGGAGTTGGAGCCCTCCCGGCCGGGAGAGGATCTGCACACTGAGCCGTCGGACGTCAGGGGGCATCGGTGTCCTCGGACACACCACGGACGGCAAGTCCTGTTCGGCCGCGATCGCCCTGGACCTGGGCACGGGGCGGGAGATCTGGCGCTCCGCCATGGCATCGGTGGACCGTGTCCTGGCAGACCAGGTGCCCGACCTGATCGCTGTCACCGGTGAGACCGTGGTGCTGCCCGAGGCCCGGGGGTGGCGAGCCATCGGGCTGTCCGACGGAACGGACCGGTGGCGGGCCGCGACCGAGGAAGGCTGTTCACCCCTTCTTTCCGACAGCGACGGCCGCACCGTGGTCACCGTTGACGAGTGCGGTGAGCGCGCCGCTCCCGCACTGGCTACGTACGCGGGTCGCGACGGCCGACGACTCAGCCGCGGCCAGGTGCCTGCTGTCGGCGCCCCGCGGTTCCTGATGGTCCTCTCAGCTGCCCCCCTGACTCTCTGGGTACACGAGAGCGACCTCCGCGGTACCCGCGCAGTACTTGGTTACGACGAGCGAGGAGACGTCCGCACCACGTTGCCGACCGACGGGCCGACGGGGGAGATCCGGATCCTGCCCGGATACTCCAGCGCGTACCTCGATGTGCTGGAGGCCCGCCCGGTCCGGTCAGCCGCCGTGGTCGGCGACACCTTGGTGGCTGCCGAGGTGCGATCGGATGACCGGCGGTGGGTATCCAGCGGCAACAAGCCGGGATACCAGTCGACACGGGGCCGGATAGCCGGGTTCTCCCTGACCAGCGGCACCCGGCTCTGGAGCGTCGACACCGACGCCGAGGTCGAGGGGGTGATCCGCCATGAGGACGAGATCTGGGCGATCGGCGGCAGCAAGCTGACGGCCGTCTCCTCCCGTACTGGCTTGCGGACCCACGAGGTCGCGACGCGGGAGACCGACACCCGGTTCCCCACCGACCTGTGGATCCTTCAATCCGGCGGGTACGCCCTCGTTCACGCGGACGGAGGCAGCGCGGCACCCGTCACCGTCCTGCGCTGA
- a CDS encoding Cof-type HAD-IIB family hydrolase produces MGEDGPVTSAPQRPEGPTPTPRLIATDLDGTLLRDDKSVSLRTVAALAAAEEAGIEVFFVTGRPARWMDVVSDHVHGHGLAICANGAAVVDLHAGRSFVEVRALPRATALTVVQTLRAVAPGASFAVEMTTGINYEPLYPPFFQDPGANVATAEKLLDEEGETAAPVLKLLAHHAELAPDEFLELARTAAGGHASITRSSPTALLEISGLGVSKASTLELCCAERGISPSEVVAFGDMPNDVEMLRWAGTSYAMGNAHPDVIAAASGRTVANNEDGVAVVIERILADLATQRG; encoded by the coding sequence ATGGGCGAAGATGGACCCGTGACCTCGGCTCCCCAGCGCCCGGAAGGGCCCACCCCGACCCCACGGCTCATCGCCACCGACCTCGACGGCACCCTGCTGCGCGACGACAAGTCCGTCTCGCTGCGGACCGTGGCCGCTCTCGCCGCCGCCGAGGAGGCCGGGATCGAGGTCTTCTTCGTCACCGGGCGCCCTGCCCGCTGGATGGACGTGGTCAGCGACCACGTCCACGGGCACGGCCTCGCGATCTGCGCGAACGGCGCCGCTGTCGTCGACCTCCACGCGGGACGCAGCTTCGTCGAGGTGCGGGCCCTGCCCCGGGCCACCGCCCTCACAGTGGTGCAGACGCTGCGCGCCGTCGCCCCCGGTGCGTCGTTCGCGGTCGAGATGACCACCGGCATCAACTACGAGCCCCTGTACCCGCCCTTCTTCCAGGATCCGGGTGCCAACGTCGCGACCGCGGAGAAGCTGCTCGACGAGGAGGGGGAGACCGCCGCCCCCGTGCTGAAGCTTCTGGCCCACCACGCCGAGCTGGCCCCGGACGAGTTCCTTGAGCTGGCCCGGACGGCTGCGGGCGGCCACGCCTCGATCACCCGGTCCAGCCCGACAGCCCTGCTGGAGATCAGCGGCCTGGGCGTGTCCAAGGCCAGCACCCTGGAGCTGTGCTGCGCCGAGCGGGGGATCTCGCCGTCCGAGGTGGTCGCCTTCGGCGACATGCCGAACGACGTGGAGATGCTCCGCTGGGCAGGCACTTCTTACGCGATGGGCAATGCACACCCCGATGTCATCGCGGCCGCTTCGGGCCGGACGGTCGCCAACAACGAGGACGGGGTCGCGGTCGTCATCGAGCGCATCCTCGCCGACCTCGCCACACAGCGGGGCTGA
- the cydD gene encoding thiol reductant ABC exporter subunit CydD, whose translation MKPIDPRLLRYARSTRLFLGAVVVLGCAGAGLVIAQAMLIAEIVVGAFEKGLDGRDLQTPLLLLAAVALGRGLLAWLTELAAHRASAAVKSHLRGQLLDRAADLGPGWLSGQRTGSLVALATRGVDALDDYFARYLPQLGLAVAVPAAVLARIVTEDWVSAAIIVVTLPLIPLFMVLIGLATQSRMNRQWQLLSRLSGHFLDVVAGLPTLKVFGRAKAQAESIRRITGDYRRATLRTLRIAFLSSFALELLATLSVALVAVTIGMRLVHGELDLYTGLVVLILAPEAYLPLRQVGAQYHAAAEGLAAAEEVFEVLETPAPRPVPAVSAALPGPGPAGFSLDVDGVSVRYPGRGTDSPSAVSLTVGPGECVALTGPSGAGKSTLLQVLLGFTAPSAGRVRVGGADLSALDPEQWRRHVAWVPQRPHLFAGTVAENVRLARPDASDGAVARALEDAGAGEFVAALPQGAETVLGEGGAGLSAGQRQRIALARAFLADRPVLLLDEPTAALDGETEAAVVEAVRRLAAGRTVLLVVHRPALLALADRVVEIGAAPSDPAPDAAAGPPARAAGDGGFRGAAVSGAAEPADQPTAAAAVGAAGAGHLRRVRAAARAWQGRFRLGLLLGALAVGCSVGLMAVSGWLISRASEQPPVLYLMMAVTATRAFGMGRAVFRYAERLVSHDAVLRMLADLRVSVFRRLERIAPAGLRGQRRGDLLARLVADADALQDYWLRWMLPVGTAVLVGSGSVAFAVWLLPEAGAALAAGLLAAGIGVPLVSGACARRAERRLAPARGELATRTADLLTGTAELAVAGALGRRKDAVAASDRTLTAIAARGAAATGLGSGLSALVCGLTVAAAAAFAAGAVQDGRLSGVAMAVAVLTPLAAFEAVAGLPQAVQSRQRVLRSAERLHEVLDAPEPVAEPERPAEAPASPFPLRLTGLTARHPGQEHDALHGLDLVLEAGRRTAVVGASGAGKTTLAHVLLRFLDPAAGSYTLAGTDARTLGGDDIRRLVGLCAQDAHIFDSSVRENLRLARPAASEEDLRRALAGARMLDWAEGLPDGLDTLVGEHGERISGGQRQRLALARALLADFPVLVLDEPAEHLDLATADALTADLLAATEGRTTLLITHRLAGLEAVDEVLVLDGGAVVQRGPYAELASVDGPLRRLLEREKAADGLLAGLSR comes from the coding sequence GTGAAACCGATCGACCCGCGCCTGCTCCGGTACGCCCGGTCCACCCGCCTCTTCCTGGGGGCCGTTGTGGTCCTCGGGTGCGCCGGGGCGGGGCTGGTCATCGCCCAGGCGATGCTGATCGCCGAGATCGTCGTGGGCGCCTTCGAGAAGGGCCTCGACGGCCGGGACCTGCAGACGCCGCTGCTGCTCCTGGCCGCCGTGGCCCTGGGGCGCGGCCTGCTTGCCTGGCTCACGGAGCTGGCTGCCCACCGGGCCTCGGCCGCCGTCAAGTCGCACCTGCGCGGACAGCTCCTGGACCGGGCCGCCGACCTGGGGCCCGGGTGGCTGAGCGGGCAGCGGACCGGCTCCCTGGTGGCGCTGGCCACCCGGGGCGTGGACGCCCTCGACGACTACTTCGCCCGCTACCTGCCGCAGCTCGGCCTGGCGGTGGCTGTCCCGGCCGCCGTCCTCGCCCGCATCGTCACCGAGGACTGGGTCTCTGCGGCGATCATCGTGGTCACCCTGCCCCTCATCCCGCTGTTCATGGTGCTGATCGGGCTGGCCACGCAGTCCCGGATGAACCGGCAGTGGCAGCTGCTGTCCAGACTGTCGGGGCACTTCCTCGATGTCGTGGCCGGCCTGCCGACGCTCAAGGTCTTCGGCCGGGCCAAGGCGCAGGCCGAGTCGATCCGCCGGATCACCGGCGACTACCGCCGGGCCACCCTGCGGACCCTGCGGATCGCGTTCCTGTCGTCCTTCGCGCTGGAACTGCTGGCCACCCTCTCCGTGGCGCTCGTCGCCGTGACCATCGGCATGCGGCTCGTCCACGGCGAGCTCGACCTCTACACCGGGCTCGTGGTGCTGATCCTGGCGCCGGAGGCATACCTGCCGCTGCGCCAGGTCGGTGCCCAGTACCACGCGGCCGCGGAGGGGCTGGCCGCTGCGGAGGAGGTCTTCGAGGTGCTCGAAACGCCGGCGCCCCGGCCGGTGCCGGCCGTGTCGGCCGCCCTCCCCGGACCCGGTCCGGCCGGATTCTCCCTCGACGTCGACGGGGTGTCCGTTCGGTATCCCGGGCGGGGCACGGACTCGCCCTCTGCGGTCTCCCTCACCGTCGGGCCCGGCGAGTGCGTCGCCCTCACCGGCCCGAGCGGCGCCGGCAAGTCCACCCTGCTGCAGGTGCTGCTGGGATTCACCGCGCCGAGCGCGGGCCGGGTGCGGGTCGGCGGCGCCGACCTGTCCGCCCTCGATCCGGAGCAGTGGCGCCGGCACGTCGCCTGGGTGCCCCAGCGGCCGCACCTCTTCGCGGGAACGGTCGCGGAGAACGTGCGCCTCGCCCGGCCCGACGCCTCCGACGGGGCCGTGGCCCGGGCTCTGGAGGACGCCGGAGCCGGGGAGTTCGTCGCTGCTCTGCCGCAGGGTGCCGAAACGGTGCTCGGCGAGGGCGGGGCAGGGCTCTCGGCCGGCCAGCGCCAGCGGATCGCGCTGGCCCGCGCCTTCCTCGCCGACCGGCCGGTGCTCCTGCTCGACGAGCCGACCGCCGCGCTCGACGGGGAGACCGAGGCCGCCGTCGTGGAGGCGGTACGGCGCCTCGCTGCCGGCCGGACCGTCCTGCTGGTCGTGCACCGGCCGGCGCTGCTCGCCCTCGCGGACCGGGTCGTCGAGATCGGGGCCGCGCCCTCGGACCCCGCCCCCGACGCTGCCGCCGGTCCCCCGGCCCGGGCCGCCGGCGACGGCGGCTTCCGGGGTGCCGCAGTGTCCGGCGCGGCAGAGCCGGCGGACCAGCCGACGGCGGCCGCAGCGGTCGGCGCCGCAGGGGCAGGCCACCTGCGCCGGGTCAGGGCCGCCGCCCGTGCCTGGCAGGGGCGGTTCAGGCTCGGACTGCTGCTCGGCGCACTGGCCGTCGGATGCAGCGTCGGACTGATGGCGGTCTCCGGCTGGCTGATCTCCCGTGCCTCCGAGCAGCCGCCCGTGCTCTACCTGATGATGGCCGTCACGGCCACGCGCGCCTTCGGTATGGGCCGCGCCGTGTTCCGGTACGCGGAACGGCTCGTCTCCCACGACGCCGTCCTGCGCATGCTGGCCGACCTGCGCGTGTCGGTCTTCCGGCGGCTGGAGCGCATCGCCCCCGCCGGGCTGCGCGGGCAGCGGCGCGGCGACCTGCTGGCGCGGCTCGTCGCCGACGCGGACGCCCTCCAGGACTACTGGCTGCGCTGGATGCTCCCGGTCGGCACCGCCGTCCTCGTCGGGAGCGGGTCGGTCGCTTTCGCCGTCTGGCTGCTGCCCGAGGCCGGCGCAGCCCTCGCTGCCGGGCTCCTCGCCGCCGGCATCGGGGTGCCGCTGGTCAGCGGCGCCTGTGCCCGTCGCGCCGAGCGCCGGCTGGCCCCCGCCCGCGGCGAGCTCGCCACCCGGACCGCCGACCTGCTGACCGGGACCGCGGAGCTGGCCGTCGCGGGTGCCCTGGGCCGCCGCAAGGACGCGGTCGCGGCCAGCGACAGGACCCTGACGGCCATCGCCGCCCGCGGGGCGGCCGCCACCGGCCTCGGCAGCGGCCTTTCCGCGCTCGTGTGCGGGCTGACGGTCGCCGCGGCCGCGGCGTTCGCCGCCGGAGCCGTCCAGGACGGCAGGCTCTCCGGTGTCGCCATGGCCGTGGCGGTCCTGACCCCGCTGGCCGCCTTCGAGGCCGTTGCCGGGCTGCCGCAGGCGGTGCAGTCCCGGCAGCGGGTGCTCCGCAGCGCCGAGCGGCTGCACGAGGTCCTCGACGCCCCCGAGCCGGTCGCCGAACCGGAGCGCCCGGCGGAGGCCCCCGCCTCGCCCTTCCCGCTCCGCCTCACGGGCCTCACCGCACGGCACCCGGGCCAGGAGCACGATGCCTTGCACGGACTGGACCTGGTCCTGGAGGCCGGACGGCGCACGGCCGTCGTCGGCGCCTCCGGAGCCGGCAAGACCACGCTCGCCCACGTCCTCCTCCGCTTCCTCGACCCGGCCGCAGGTTCCTACACCCTCGCCGGGACGGACGCCCGCACCCTCGGCGGCGACGACATCCGCCGCCTGGTCGGCCTGTGTGCCCAGGACGCCCACATCTTCGACAGCTCCGTACGGGAGAACCTGCGCCTGGCCCGCCCCGCGGCGAGCGAGGAGGACCTGCGCCGGGCTCTGGCCGGGGCCCGGATGCTGGACTGGGCCGAGGGGCTTCCCGACGGCCTCGACACCCTGGTGGGCGAGCACGGAGAGCGGATCTCGGGCGGACAGCGGCAGCGTCTGGCCCTGGCCCGTGCGCTGCTTGCGGACTTCCCGGTCCTGGTCCTGGACGAGCCCGCCGAGCACCTCGACCTGGCGACCGCCGACGCGCTGACGGCCGACCTGCTGGCGGCGACAGAGGGGCGGACCACCCTGCTGATCACGCACCGGCTGGCCGGCCTGGAGGCCGTGGACGAGGTGCTCGTCCTGGACGGTGGAGCGGTCGTTCAGCGCGGCCCGTACGCCGAACTCGCCTCCGTGGACGGCCCCCTGCGCCGGCTGCTGGAGCGGGAGAAGGCGGCCGACGGCCTGCTGGCCGGCCTCTCCCGCTGA
- the cydB gene encoding cytochrome d ubiquinol oxidase subunit II, with translation MQLHDVWFVLIAVLWTGYFFLEGFDFGIGVLTKLLARGRTEKRVLINTIGPVWDGNEVWLLTAGGATFAAFPDWYATLFSGFYLPLLAILVCLIIRGVAFEYRHKRTEERWQANWEHAIFWTSLLPAFLWGVVFANIVRGVEIDQNKEYVGGILDLFNAYSVLGGLVTLALFTFHGAVFAALKTVGGIRDRARALATRLGVATAAAAVGFLGWTQAAHGDGTSLVALAVAVAALAGALGANIAGREGWSFALSGVTIAAAVAMLFLTLFPNVMPSSLDDAWSLTVTNAASSPYTLKIMTWCAAVATPVVLLYQGWTYWVFRKRIGTQHIADAH, from the coding sequence ATGCAACTCCACGACGTCTGGTTCGTGCTCATCGCCGTCCTGTGGACCGGCTACTTCTTCCTTGAGGGCTTCGACTTCGGCATCGGCGTCCTGACCAAGCTCCTGGCCCGCGGCCGCACCGAGAAGAGGGTCCTGATCAACACGATCGGGCCCGTGTGGGACGGCAACGAGGTCTGGCTGCTCACCGCGGGCGGCGCGACGTTCGCAGCCTTCCCCGACTGGTACGCCACCCTGTTCTCCGGCTTCTACCTGCCGCTCCTCGCCATCCTGGTATGCCTGATCATCCGGGGTGTCGCCTTCGAGTACCGGCACAAGCGGACCGAGGAGCGGTGGCAGGCCAACTGGGAGCACGCGATCTTCTGGACCTCCCTGCTCCCCGCGTTCCTGTGGGGCGTGGTGTTCGCCAACATCGTGCGCGGCGTGGAGATCGACCAAAACAAGGAGTACGTCGGCGGCATCCTCGACCTGTTCAACGCATACTCCGTGCTCGGCGGCCTCGTCACCCTGGCCCTGTTCACCTTCCACGGAGCCGTCTTCGCCGCGCTCAAGACCGTGGGCGGCATCCGGGACCGGGCGCGCGCACTGGCGACCCGCCTGGGCGTCGCCACCGCGGCGGCGGCCGTCGGCTTCCTCGGCTGGACGCAGGCCGCGCACGGCGACGGCACCAGCCTGGTCGCCCTGGCCGTCGCCGTGGCAGCTCTGGCCGGGGCGCTCGGTGCCAACATCGCGGGGCGGGAGGGCTGGTCGTTCGCCCTGTCCGGCGTCACCATCGCGGCGGCCGTCGCGATGCTCTTCCTGACGCTCTTCCCGAACGTGATGCCGTCCTCGCTGGACGACGCCTGGAGCCTCACGGTCACCAACGCGGCGTCCAGCCCCTACACGCTCAAGATCATGACCTGGTGTGCGGCGGTGGCCACCCCCGTCGTCCTGCTCTACCAGGGATGGACCTACTGGGTGTTCCGCAAGCGGATCGGCACGCAGCACATCGCCGACGCGCACTGA
- a CDS encoding cytochrome ubiquinol oxidase subunit I, which yields MDVALAPETLARWQFGITTVYHFLFVPLTISLAALVAVLQTAWVRTEKEKYLKATKFWGKLFLINIAMGVVTGIVQEFQFGMNWSDYSRFVGDVFGAPLAFEALIAFFFESTFIGLWIFGWDKLPKKIHLACIWMVSIGTVLSAYFILAANSWMQHPVGYRINPESGRAELTDFWLVLTQNTTLAQVFHTLTAAVLTGGAFMVGIAAFHLMRGKHIPVMRTSLRLGLVAVVIGGALVAVSGDVLAKVMFKQQPMKMAAAEALWDGEERAPFSVFAYGDVDKGHNKVAIEVPGLLSFLADSRFDSFVPGINDVNKAEQEKYGPGDYRPNIPVAYWGFRWMIGFGMASFAIGAVGLWLTRRKFLLPAALRTGEDERPHLVLFRTPLGARLTRLYWLAGVWTLGFPLIASSWGWIFTEMGRQPWVVYGVLRTRDAVSPGVSQAEVLTSMAIFTALYAVLAVIEVKLLVKYVKAGPPELTEADLNPPTRIGGDGTSDRPMAFSY from the coding sequence GTGGACGTAGCTTTGGCGCCGGAGACACTGGCGCGCTGGCAGTTCGGCATCACGACCGTCTACCACTTCCTCTTCGTCCCCCTCACGATCTCCCTCGCCGCGCTGGTCGCGGTCCTCCAGACGGCCTGGGTGCGGACCGAGAAGGAGAAGTACCTCAAAGCCACGAAGTTCTGGGGCAAGCTCTTCCTGATCAATATCGCGATGGGCGTCGTCACCGGCATCGTGCAGGAGTTCCAGTTCGGCATGAACTGGTCCGACTACTCGCGGTTCGTCGGCGACGTCTTCGGCGCCCCGCTGGCCTTCGAGGCCCTCATAGCCTTCTTCTTCGAGTCGACCTTCATAGGCCTGTGGATCTTCGGCTGGGACAAGCTGCCCAAGAAGATCCACCTCGCCTGCATCTGGATGGTCTCGATCGGCACGGTGCTCTCCGCCTACTTCATCCTCGCGGCGAACTCCTGGATGCAGCACCCGGTCGGCTACCGCATCAACCCGGAGAGCGGACGCGCCGAGCTGACCGACTTCTGGCTGGTCCTGACGCAGAACACCACCCTCGCCCAGGTCTTCCACACCCTCACCGCGGCGGTCCTGACCGGCGGCGCCTTCATGGTCGGCATCGCCGCCTTCCACCTGATGCGCGGCAAGCACATCCCGGTGATGCGCACCTCGCTGCGGCTCGGTCTGGTGGCCGTCGTCATCGGCGGCGCGCTCGTCGCCGTGAGCGGCGACGTGCTGGCCAAGGTCATGTTCAAGCAGCAGCCCATGAAGATGGCCGCCGCCGAGGCCCTGTGGGACGGCGAGGAGCGGGCCCCCTTCTCGGTCTTCGCCTACGGGGACGTGGACAAGGGCCACAACAAGGTCGCCATCGAGGTGCCCGGCCTCCTCTCCTTCCTCGCCGACAGCCGCTTCGACTCCTTCGTCCCCGGCATCAACGACGTCAACAAGGCCGAGCAGGAGAAGTACGGCCCCGGCGACTACCGGCCGAACATCCCGGTCGCCTACTGGGGCTTCCGCTGGATGATCGGCTTCGGCATGGCCTCCTTCGCCATCGGCGCGGTCGGCCTCTGGCTGACCCGGCGGAAGTTCCTGCTGCCGGCCGCCCTGCGGACCGGCGAGGACGAACGGCCGCACCTGGTCCTCTTCCGCACGCCCCTCGGCGCCCGGCTGACCCGCCTGTACTGGCTCGCCGGGGTCTGGACGCTCGGCTTCCCGCTGATCGCCAGTTCCTGGGGCTGGATCTTCACCGAGATGGGCCGCCAGCCGTGGGTCGTCTACGGGGTGCTGCGCACCCGGGACGCGGTCTCGCCGGGCGTGTCCCAGGCCGAGGTGCTCACCTCGATGGCGATCTTCACCGCCCTCTACGCCGTACTCGCCGTCATCGAGGTCAAGCTCCTGGTCAAGTACGTCAAGGCCGGCCCGCCCGAGCTCACAGAGGCCGACCTCAACCCGCCCACCCGGATCGGCGGGGACGGCACCTCCGACCGGCCGATGGCCTTCTCGTACTGA
- a CDS encoding cyclophilin-like fold protein — protein sequence MKIRISWPAGHLTATLEETPTSKALVEALPISASAHTWGEEVYFDTGVSVALESGARQVVEPGTVAFWTEGDALALPYGPTPISRSGECRLASPCNVLGSFDGDPRLLATLRAGDPVRVELA from the coding sequence ATGAAGATTCGCATCTCCTGGCCCGCCGGCCACCTCACCGCAACCCTCGAGGAGACCCCGACCAGCAAGGCGCTGGTCGAGGCGCTCCCGATATCCGCCTCGGCCCACACCTGGGGCGAGGAGGTCTACTTCGACACCGGCGTCAGCGTCGCGCTGGAATCCGGCGCACGGCAGGTCGTCGAGCCGGGCACCGTCGCGTTCTGGACCGAAGGGGATGCCCTCGCGCTCCCCTACGGCCCCACGCCCATCTCGCGCAGCGGCGAGTGCCGCCTTGCGAGCCCCTGCAACGTGCTGGGCTCCTTCGACGGCGACCCGCGCCTGCTGGCCACCCTCCGCGCCGGCGACCCCGTCCGGGTGGAGCTCGCATAG